A stretch of Ipomoea triloba cultivar NCNSP0323 chromosome 13, ASM357664v1 DNA encodes these proteins:
- the LOC116002103 gene encoding uncharacterized protein LOC116002103, with translation MAATTMATAAGAVVLMYYVLSRRLSAKEEDEVGGEYSKSPGCRSVKRRLSRRPAQAPATWLETISTLAETLRFTYSETLGKWPIGDLAFGINYLIRRQGNLRVASVYAGDNCLQLKGADIIAQLYEYLRLLTLCYLFSKKPFPVFLETAGYCQEDVLLQKPKAGLLKPAFTILRDKNLKCFLLLIRGTHSIKDTLTAATGAVVPFHHSVLNDGGIGNLVLGYAHCGMVAAARWIAKLSIPFLLKALEENPDYEVKVVGHSLGGGTAALLTYILREQKDLSSITCVTFAPAACMTWELAESGKHFITTIINGADLVPTFSTASIDVLRTEVTASSWLNDLRDQVERNRVLKVIYRSATALGPSIAVAKARVAGAGALLRPVSSSTQVVMKRAQDVAQAVVKTRSTLSSWSCIGPRRRVVSHSPKVDDLPEAPLITQRTSESFVSEIVTSAPEASEVEYCSSSSGSGQEDTDEEDDTKQVEKAIAASTIEAAITEGELWYELEKELERQEQEADVHGQEEAAAAIEIAEEEKVLVDAVEIHTPISSADVSDNLQFYPPGRIMHMVSIPSSDASDSGSGSHDASTDEERVGIYETPRELYSKLRLSKTMINDHYMPMYKKMMELLIRELENEEDML, from the exons ATGGCGGCTACGACGATGGCGACGGCGGCGGGAGCGGTGGTTCTGATGTACTATGTGCTCAGTCGGAGGTTATCGGCCAAAGAAGAGGATGAGGTGGGCGGGGAGTACTCGAAATCGCCTGGTTGTAGATCTGTTAAACGGAGGCTGTCTCGGAGGCCAGCTCAGGCTCCGGCGACGTGGCTAGAGACGATTTCGACGTTGGCGGAGACGCTTAGGTTTACTTATTCGGAGACACTGGGGAAATGGCCTATCGGTGACTTGGCTTTCGGGATTAATTACCTCATCCGAAGGCAG GGTAACTTGAGAGTTGCAAGTGTATATGCTGGTGATAATTGCTTGCAGTTGAAGGGTGCTGATATTATTGCACAGTTGTATGAGTATTTGAGGTTGTTGACCCTTTGCTATCTTTTCTCAAAGAAGCCATTCCCTGTATTTTTGGAGACTGCTGGCTACTGTCAAGAAGATGTTCTTCTTCAGAAGCCTAAAGCGGGG CTCCTAAAGCCTGCCTTCACAATTTTACGGGATAAAAACTTAAAGTGCTTCCTTCTTCTAATTCGAGGCACTCATAGTATCAAGGATACATTGACTGCTGCAACAGGGGCAGTTGTCCCTTTCCACCATTCGGTTTTAAATGATGGTGGAATTGGCAATCTTGTTTTGGGATATGCACATTGTGGGATGGTTGCAGCTGCTCGGTGGATTGCAAAACTTAGTATTCCTTTCCTTCTCAAGGCACTTGAGGAAAACCCTGATTATGAAGTGAAG GTTGTCGGTCACTCTCTTGGAGGTGGCACTGCTGCACTACTTACCTATATCCTCCGAGAGCAGAAAGATTTATCTTCAATCACTTGCGTTACCTTTGCACCGG CTGCCTGTATGACATGGGAATTGGCGGAGTCTGGAAAGCACTTCATTACAACAATAATCAATGGTGCTGATCTTGTGCCTACATTCTCAACTGCTTCCATAGATGTCCTTCGCACAGAG GTCACAGCATCATCTTGGTTGAATGATCTTCGTGATCAAGTTGAGCGTAATAGAGTTTTAAAAGTCATTTATCGCTCTGCCACTGCACTCGGCCCATCAATAGCTGTGGCTAAAGCAAGAGTTGCTGGTGCAGGTGCACTTCTGCGGCCAGTCTCCAGCAGTACGCAG GTTGTGATGAAGCGTGCACAGGATGTAGCCCAGGCAGTGGTTAAGACTAGATCTACGCTATCATCGTGGTCATGTATTGGTCCACGGCGGCGTGTTGTGTCTCATTCCCCAAAAGTAGACGATTTGCCCGAGGCTCCCCTCATAACTCAGAGAACATCTGAATCTTTTGTGAGTGAAATCGTGACCAGTGCCCCCGAGGCAAGCGAGGTTGAATATTGTTCTTCGAGCAGCGGGTCTGGACAGGAGGACACAGACGAAGAGGACGATACCAAGCAGGTGGAGAAAGCCATTGCTGCTTCCACTATAGAAGCAGCTATAACCGAAGGCGAGCTGTGGTATGAACTCGAGAAGGAGCTCGAGAGGCAGGAGCAAGAGGCCGATGTCCACGGCCAGGAAGAAGCAGCTGCAGCTATAGAAATCGCGGAAGAGGAGAAAGTACTGGTCGACGCAGTAGAAATCCACACACCAATCTCATCCGCAGATGTTTCTGACAACCTCCAATTCTACCCTCCTGGCCGGATAATGCACATGGTCTCGATACCTTCATCGGACGCAAGCGATTCAGGCTCAGGCAGTCACGATGCTTCAACCGACGAAGAGCGTGTTGGCATCTACGAGACACCCCGAGAACTATACAGTAAACTCCGTCTGTCGAAGACAATGATAAACGACCATTATATGCCAATGTACAAGAAAATGATGGAATTGTTGATTAGGGAATTAGAAAACGAAGAAGACATGTTGTGA